The genome window TGCACCAGGCGCGCGACGCCAGCGATGATGCTGGCGGCTTCAATCCGCCAGACCGCTTCAATGGCGCGATGTGTGGCCGCCTGCGTCATGCGCCGCTAGCAGGCATATGCACGAGTTCCCAGATGTGCCCGTCCAGGTCTTCAAAGCCGTGCGCGTACATGAAACCGTGATCTTGCGGCTCGCGCGGCGCCGTGCCGCCAGCAGCAATCGCCCGCGCCACGAGATCATCGACTTCGGCGCGGCTTTCGCAAGACAGCGCGACCAGCACCTCGGTTTGTTGGGTGGCATCGACGATAGGCTTGCCGGTGAAACCCTGGAAGAAATCCTTCACCAGCAGCATGGCGTAGATGTTTTCGCCGACGATCATGCAAGCGCCTTGCTCATTGGTGAAATCCGGGTTGAAGGTAAAGCCCAGGGCTTTGAAGAACGTCTGCGATTTCTGCATGTCGCCGATGGCGAGATTGACGAATATCTGCTTGTGCATGATGGGTGTCTCCAGGGTTGCTTGCGGTTTGGCGCCAGGGCGGGTCAACGGGCTACGCCCGGTATGTCGCGAAAACGTTCCACGGCCTGGCTGGGCCCGAAGTCTTCCAGTTCGAACAATTGGCGCACTTCGACTTCGCAGGGCTGATTGGTGAACGGCTCGGGAAAGCGCAGCGCCCATTGCATGGCCTCTTCGCGCGACCGCACCTGAATCATGGTGTAGCCGGCAATCAGCTCTTTGGTATCGGCAAAGGGGCCGTCGATGACTTTGCGCTGCCCATGGTCATATTGCACGCGCCAGCCTTTGGACGAGGGTTGCAAGCCGTTGGCGTCGAGCAGCACGCCAGCCTTGGCCAGAGCTTCGTGATAGGTCGCCATCGAAGCCAACATGCTTTCTTCCGGCATGATGCCGGATTCGCTGTCGGGCGTGGCCCTGACGATGATCATGTATCGCATGTGAGTCTCCTGAATTCCGTGGGTGCAGCCCGCCGGTGTTGGGGCTTGTACGGGTACGACGAACAGGACTGCACGAGATCGACACGTGTTTTACGAACCTAGGGTATGTACTAGGTTTTGGCGGGAGTGACCCGGCGCTACATGTTGCAGGGGCCCAGTTCGCGGACCTCTACCGTGGCCCATTGCGCGGCCGGGCACTCAGCGGCCAGCGCCAGCGCTTCTTCACGAGTTTCACAGGTCAGCAGGAAGAACCCGCCGATCATTTCCTTGGCCTCGGCAAAGGGGCCATCGACCAGCGTTCGTTGCCCGTCGCGGATGCTCAGCCGCACGCCTTCGGATTCCGACTTCAGGGATTCGGCGCCGGTCAGCAGGCCGCGCGCCTTCAGGCCTTCGGCATAGCGCAACATCTGCGCGTAGGCTTCGCGGCCTTCTTCTGGTGTGCGTTGGGCGCGTTGCCCCACCGGTTCGACGATCAGCAGCATGTAAGACATGAGGGCTCCGGACTCAGCAGGGAAATGGGCAGTTGGCTAGATTACTGCGGTTCATTGCCCGCGCGCCATCGCCGGAATGGGGACGCTCATCCCCCCGAAAGGGCACATTGCTTCTGGGTTCAAACAAAATAAAACCGGCTTGCGCCGGTTTGAGGGGAAGAGGGATCAGGGCCGTACTGGCGGGGTTGCCGCAGCGGGTTCGGGTGCGCTGGCTGCCCCCGCAGCCGGTTTCGCAGCCACTTTTACTGCCGTATCAGCCGCTTGCGCGGGCTTCTGCGGCGCCGTGATATCCATGATCAATTCAACGCGGCGGTTGGCAGCGCGGCCAGTTTGCGTGTCGTTGGATTCGATGGGGCGGGTTTCGGCGTAACCCACCGCGCGCAGGCGCTGGGCCGCCACGCCGTCGCGGACCAGTTCACGCAGCACGCTGGTGGCTCGGCTGCTGGACAGTTCCCAGTTCGAGGCGAATTGCTTGGTCTGGATCGGCACCGGGTCGCTGTGACCTTCCACGGAAACCTGGTATTCGTTTTTGTTCAAGATGGCGGCCAAGCGCTTGATCACGTCCAGGCCGGCCGGACTGAGTGTCGCCTGGCCCGACGGGAACAGGAGTTCGTTGCTGATGCGGAAGCTGACGGACTGTTCGTTGATGATGACATCCACCGACTTGCCCAGATCGCCCAGGCCCAAGGACTCTTTGGACGGGGCTTTGAGCGGCGGCGCGGCATCGGCCACCACCACGCCGTCGTCTGCGGGCGGGGTGTCTGCGGCAGTTGCCGGCGCGGCCGGTTCCGCCCAACTGGCGGGAATCGGCGTCGCGTCGAATTCAGAGTATTCGCCGTCGTACTTGGGCAAACCGGTAGCGGCCAGAGTGCCAACCAGCTCCACCGGGGTGTCCGAGGGGCCGTCAATCTGGCCATGCAAGCGCGACACGGCCAGCATCACGACCAGCATCGCCAGCAGCAGCGTGATCAGGTCCAGATAGCTCAACAGCCAGTTCTCGGAATCCTGCTCGACCTGTTCTTCAACGTGCCAGCGGGAATAGCGGTCTTTGCGGTCGCTTTTGCTTGGGCGCCAGCCGCTGTCGGCCGCCGCTTTCTGCGCGCGCATCTGGGCCTGGCGGGCCTGTTCGATCCGCTGCGCCAGGGAAGGGGAAATCAAGCTCATTGACGTGCTGCGGCAGGGCGGGCAATAGAGACGGGCTGGGCGGCAGGCTTGACCTGGCCTTCTGTCTTGGGTTTGGGCGCGGCATTTGCAGCGCCGCCGTCGTAGATTTCGTCTTCAACGTGCATGACGAAAGAATTCAGCGTTTCACGCACCACGGCCGGGCCGCGCTTCTCGCACATCATCGCTATGCCTTGCAGCACCATGTTCATGGACTCGACGCGGCGGGCGGTGCGGCGCTCAAGCTTTAGCGCGATGGGTTTGCAGATCAGGTTGGCCAGCAAGATGCCGTAGAACGTGGTCATCAGGCCAATCGCCAGATGTTGGCCGATCATCGTCATGCTGCCATCGCCCAGCACAGCCATCAGGTTGATCAGCGCGACCAGCGTGCCCAGCATGCCGAAGGCCGGCGCAAACGTGGCCATGACGCGAAACATCTGGGCTTCGGCCTGTTCGCGGGCACGCATGCGCGCGACGCGCCATTGCAGCACTTCAATGATCTGGTCTTCGGGCGTGTTGTCGATGATGAGCTGCACGCCGGTGCGCAAGAACGGGTTCGAGACCTTCTTCAGCTCCTGCTCGACCTTGTGGACGTCGGTGTTCATCCATAGCTGCGCCATCGACACCAGTTCTTCGATGTCGCGCTGCTGGTCGTGCTGTTCGTTGCGGAACACGGTGCGCACCAGCTTGAAGATGCGGACGACTTCCGGCAGCGGGTAGGCGATGAACAGGGCGGCGCAGGTGCCGCCCAGAACGATGGCCAGGCCCGGCAGGTTGAAGTACATGCTGGCATCGGTGGCGGACAGCGCGATAACGACAAGCAGAGTAAGCAAGCCGACGGCGGCGCCGATGACGGTAGACGGATTCATGGATCTTGCCCGAAAGGGATGGCACTCCATGCGCGGAATGCCGGATTTTCGGAAATTCTAGCCAGGACTGGCTTGGGTCAATCGCCCGGAAAGCGGGGCGAAAGGGGCGGTAAGCGCTGGCTTAACCTGTCTGTCAGGCGGCAACGGACCAAGGAGAAAATGGGGTCGGATTAAACGCCTGAGCCTGAAGCTTGCAGCGGTCTCAACCCAGGCGGACTGGCGGGCGGTTAAGAGGTGGGGCGCCGGTTATGTATATCATGCGGGTTATCAGTCGGTGAGCCGCGTCGCGGGCGCCGAGGCATTGGAGAAAAAAATGAACAACCCCAACGAAAACGTCAGCATGGCGCTTTTCTGCGACTTCGAGAACGTGGCGCTGGGTGTGCGGGACACCAAGTATCAGAAATTTGACATCCGTCCGGTGCTGGAACGCCTGCTGCTCAAGGGCAGCATCGTGGTCAAGAAGGCGTATTGCGATTGGGAGCGTTACAAAGAGTTCAAGGCTCCCATGCACGAGGCCAATTTTGAACTGATCGAGATTCCGCACGTGCGCCAATCGGGCAAGAATTCGGCCGATATCCGCCTGGTCGTGGATGCCCTGGACTTCTGCTACACCAAGTCCCACGTCAACACGTTCGTGATCATCAGCGGCGATTCCGACTTTTCTCCGCTGGTGTCCAAGCTGCGCGAGAACAACAAGAAAGTGATCGGCGTGGGCGTGAAGCAATCCACGTCAGACCTGCTGATTGCCAACTGCGACGAATTCATCTTCTACGACGATCTGGCCCGTGAAGGCCAGCGCACCGCCGACGCGCGCCGCGACAACCGCGGCGGCGCCAACACCGCCCAGCGCCGCACGCCGGACGAAGAACGCCGCCGCAAGGAAGAACTGGAAGCCCGCAAGACGCAGGCCGTCGAGATGGTGGTTGAGACTTTTGAAGCGCTGATGGCCGAGCGCGGCGATAGCGGCAACGTCTGGGCGTCGGCGCTGAAAGACGCGCTGAAACGCCGCAAGCCGGATTTCAACGAGTCCTATTATGGCTTCCGGGCGTTTGGCAACTTGCTGGACGAGGCGCAATCGCGCGGTTTCCTTGAGGTAGGCCGTGAGGAAAAGTCCGGCACCTATGTGTATCGTGACAACTCGGGCGCCAAGCCCGTGCCGCTTCAACAGGTAGCCGAGTCCGCCGAAGGGCAGGCAGACGTGGCGCAGGAAGAGTCCAGCCCGAATCCCAACTCCAGGTCTGCCCGTAAATCGCGCGGCGGCCGCAAGGCGTCGGGCAGGGGCGCAGGCCGTGGCGCGCGTGACGACAACGCTGCGGTAAATGCCGACAGCGCTGCCTCGTCGGAATCCCCGCGTCAGTCGGGCGATGCCAATCCGGCTGAAGCCGCCCGTCCGGTTGAAACTTCGAAGCCGCCTGAAGGTTTCAAGGCGGCTCAGGCGCATGCGCAAGCCCCGACGCAAGCTGTTGCCCAAGCGCCGGAGCAGGCGCCGAAGCCGTCCCCGCAACCCGTCGAAGCCGTCGCGCAAGCCAGTCAGCCCGAGCCGGTCGATTTGTCCAAAAAGCCGGGTGTCTACAAGCTGCCGCCGATGCCCAAGCCTTTTCAGACACCCAGGCAGAACACGGCCGTGACCTCGCCGCCGCCGAAAGTGAATATCGCCGAATGGACGTTTGCGGACGCGCCGCCTGACGCCCGCCGCGACACGTCGGTCAAGGCGCCTGCCAAGGTGTCGGACCCGTTCGAGGGAGCCGTTGCCAGGCGGGCAGCTGAACCGGAAGCGGCGCCGGCGGTAGTTGCCAAACGCAGCACCCGCACCGCGACCAAGACGGCTACGGCCAAATCGGGTGAGCGGGGCGCCACTGCCAAGACCTCGCGCGCAGCCACGGCCCAGACGGTTGCCGCTGAACCGGCCAAGACGCCTGCCGCAGCCAAAACGCCAAGTGCCAAGGCGTCTGATGCGCCCGCCAAACCCGCCCGCAAGACGGCGGCTCGCACGCGCCGTACCAGCAAGACCGACACGCCGGAATCCTGATCCTTCAGGCCGGCATTTCATTCCTGCGGGTGCGTTATGCAATATGTATTGGTCAGTTCATGCCTGTTGGGCAAGCCCGTGCGCTATGACGGGCGGGGCGTGCCCAACAACGACGCG of Achromobacter seleniivolatilans contains these proteins:
- a CDS encoding YciI family protein, whose protein sequence is MSYMLLIVEPVGQRAQRTPEEGREAYAQMLRYAEGLKARGLLTGAESLKSESEGVRLSIRDGQRTLVDGPFAEAKEMIGGFFLLTCETREEALALAAECPAAQWATVEVRELGPCNM
- a CDS encoding motility protein A is translated as MNPSTVIGAAVGLLTLLVVIALSATDASMYFNLPGLAIVLGGTCAALFIAYPLPEVVRIFKLVRTVFRNEQHDQQRDIEELVSMAQLWMNTDVHKVEQELKKVSNPFLRTGVQLIIDNTPEDQIIEVLQWRVARMRAREQAEAQMFRVMATFAPAFGMLGTLVALINLMAVLGDGSMTMIGQHLAIGLMTTFYGILLANLICKPIALKLERRTARRVESMNMVLQGIAMMCEKRGPAVVRETLNSFVMHVEDEIYDGGAANAAPKPKTEGQVKPAAQPVSIARPAAARQ
- a CDS encoding NYN domain-containing protein is translated as MNNPNENVSMALFCDFENVALGVRDTKYQKFDIRPVLERLLLKGSIVVKKAYCDWERYKEFKAPMHEANFELIEIPHVRQSGKNSADIRLVVDALDFCYTKSHVNTFVIISGDSDFSPLVSKLRENNKKVIGVGVKQSTSDLLIANCDEFIFYDDLAREGQRTADARRDNRGGANTAQRRTPDEERRRKEELEARKTQAVEMVVETFEALMAERGDSGNVWASALKDALKRRKPDFNESYYGFRAFGNLLDEAQSRGFLEVGREEKSGTYVYRDNSGAKPVPLQQVAESAEGQADVAQEESSPNPNSRSARKSRGGRKASGRGAGRGARDDNAAVNADSAASSESPRQSGDANPAEAARPVETSKPPEGFKAAQAHAQAPTQAVAQAPEQAPKPSPQPVEAVAQASQPEPVDLSKKPGVYKLPPMPKPFQTPRQNTAVTSPPPKVNIAEWTFADAPPDARRDTSVKAPAKVSDPFEGAVARRAAEPEAAPAVVAKRSTRTATKTATAKSGERGATAKTSRAATAQTVAAEPAKTPAAAKTPSAKASDAPAKPARKTAARTRRTSKTDTPES
- a CDS encoding YciI family protein, with the protein product MRYMIIVRATPDSESGIMPEESMLASMATYHEALAKAGVLLDANGLQPSSKGWRVQYDHGQRKVIDGPFADTKELIAGYTMIQVRSREEAMQWALRFPEPFTNQPCEVEVRQLFELEDFGPSQAVERFRDIPGVAR
- a CDS encoding OmpA/MotB family protein gives rise to the protein MSLISPSLAQRIEQARQAQMRAQKAAADSGWRPSKSDRKDRYSRWHVEEQVEQDSENWLLSYLDLITLLLAMLVVMLAVSRLHGQIDGPSDTPVELVGTLAATGLPKYDGEYSEFDATPIPASWAEPAAPATAADTPPADDGVVVADAAPPLKAPSKESLGLGDLGKSVDVIINEQSVSFRISNELLFPSGQATLSPAGLDVIKRLAAILNKNEYQVSVEGHSDPVPIQTKQFASNWELSSSRATSVLRELVRDGVAAQRLRAVGYAETRPIESNDTQTGRAANRRVELIMDITAPQKPAQAADTAVKVAAKPAAGAASAPEPAAATPPVRP
- a CDS encoding VOC family protein, whose protein sequence is MHKQIFVNLAIGDMQKSQTFFKALGFTFNPDFTNEQGACMIVGENIYAMLLVKDFFQGFTGKPIVDATQQTEVLVALSCESRAEVDDLVARAIAAGGTAPREPQDHGFMYAHGFEDLDGHIWELVHMPASGA